The following proteins are encoded in a genomic region of Diabrotica virgifera virgifera chromosome 1, PGI_DIABVI_V3a:
- the LOC114329275 gene encoding uncharacterized protein LOC114329275 codes for MFVPKMLLVLGFALLASAGKDLDYGMEVLRCANKAMRPGVPELGVPQHDPFVAFSKNISWHGDIGVASTSIDIDTLRWYGLADWNVTAKQINDDADNVAVFDWVNRWPVFTISGNYRATVKELFLTQHYKGSFKMVMEKPVWTGKISANKIQPNATVNDFTVKWHVDDVDVDISGLGLIGDATAVAIQTGVKTALNTGLIGNVVGDFLKMRFNTVWYPTGKLWDLMAWCKS; via the exons ATGTTTGTCCCTAAGATGCTCTTGGTCTTGGGCTTTGCCCTTTTAGCCTCAGCTG GAAAAGACCTTGATTATGGCATGGAAGTTTTGAGATGCGCCAACAAAGCAATGAGACCAGGAGTACCTGAATTGGGAGTTCCACAACATGATCCCTTCGTCGCCTTTAGTAAGAACATATCATGGCATGGAGACATCGGTGTTGCTAG CACCTCAATCGACATCGACACATTGAGATGGTATGGTCTTGCCGACTGGAACGTTACTGCTAAGCAAATCAATGATGACGCTGATAATGTAGCGGTCTTTGACTGGGTCAATAGATGGCCCGTTTTCACAATCTCCGGCAACTACCGAGCAACCGTTAAAGAACTGTTCCTTACACAGCATTACAAAGGAAGCTTCAA aATGGTCATGGAGAAACCAGTATGGACTGGAAAAATAAGCGCAAATAAAATCCAACCCAACGCCACCGTGAATGACTTCACTGTTAAATGGCACGTTGATGATGTAGAT GTGGATATTAGTGGATTGGGACTCATTGGAGATGCTACAGCTGTAGCCATTCAAACAGGTGTTAAAACTGCCCTCAACACTGGACTCATCGGAAATGTCGTTGGAGATTTCCTTAAAATGAGATTCAACACTGTGTGGTACCCCACTGGCAAACTCTGGGATCTTATGGCCTGGTGCAAATCATAA